From the genome of Corallococcus macrosporus DSM 14697:
AAGGGCAAGAAGGCGGTGGCCTACTCGGACACCTTCGGGGAGCTGGGCAACAGCACGCTGGCCTACTACCTGGCGTCCGCCTTCGATGAAATCTACCTGCAGCCGTCGGGTGACGTGAACATCAACGGGCTCGCCTTCGAGCTGCCCTTCGCGCGCGCCGCCTTCGACAAGCTGGGCGTGACGCCGCGCTACTTCGCTCGCCACGAGTACAAGAACGCCGTCAACAGCTACACGGAGCAGGACTACACCGCGCCGCACCGCGAGGCCACCGAGCGCTTCACGAACAGCCTCTTCGGCCAGATTGTGAAGGGCATCGCCGAGGACCGCGGGCTGACGGAAGAAGTCGTGCGCGGGCTGGTGGACAAGGCGCCGCTGATGGCCAGCGAGGCGCTGGAGGCGAAGCTGGTGACGGGCCTGCGCTACCGGGACGAGGTGCTCGGCGGGCTGGAGGCGCAGGCCGGCGAGGGCGCGCGATTCCTCTACGTGAAGAAGTACCTGGAGCGCGCCGGGCGGCCGTACGCGGCCGGCGGGGACACCATCGCCCTGGTGTACGGCGTGGGCGAGGTGATGCGCGGGAAGAGCCAGTCCAACCCGCTGTCGGGCGGGCAGGGCATGGGCGCGGAGAGCGTCGCCGCGGCGCTGCGCAAGGCCACCGAGGACGCGCGGGTGAAGGCCATTGTCTTCCGCGTGGACAGCCCGGGCGGCAGCTACGTGGCCAGCGACACCGTGCGCCGCGAGGTGCAGCGCGCGCGGGAGGCGGGCAAGCCCGTCATCGTCACCATGGGCAGCTACGCCGCCAGCGGCGGCTACTTCGCCGCCATGGAGGCGGACCGCATCGTGGCGCAGCCGGGCACGCTCACCGGCAGCATCGGCGTGTACGCGGGCAAGTTCGTCACGGCCGCCTTCTGGGAGAAGCTGGGCGTGAACTTCGACAGCGTGTCCGCGGGGAAGAACGCGGAGATGTTCGGCTCGGACGCGGACTACACGCCGGAGCAGGCGGCCCGCATGGAGGCGACGCTGGACCGCATCTACGCGGACTTCACGACGCGCGTGGCGGCCACCCGGAAGCTCCCGCTGGAGCAGGTGCAGGCGCTGGCCAAGGGCCGCGTGTGGACGGGTGA
Proteins encoded in this window:
- the sppA gene encoding signal peptide peptidase SppA yields the protein MKRFLIGALAFVGALSVLFVVGLVGLMLLASASKPGVPSNLVLELDLENPLPEHGAGDSLMGAFGEEPTTVRDVVEALEKAGEDARVKALLVRIGHPGTPAAAQELRDAVKAFRAKGKKAVAYSDTFGELGNSTLAYYLASAFDEIYLQPSGDVNINGLAFELPFARAAFDKLGVTPRYFARHEYKNAVNSYTEQDYTAPHREATERFTNSLFGQIVKGIAEDRGLTEEVVRGLVDKAPLMASEALEAKLVTGLRYRDEVLGGLEAQAGEGARFLYVKKYLERAGRPYAAGGDTIALVYGVGEVMRGKSQSNPLSGGQGMGAESVAAALRKATEDARVKAIVFRVDSPGGSYVASDTVRREVQRAREAGKPVIVTMGSYAASGGYFAAMEADRIVAQPGTLTGSIGVYAGKFVTAAFWEKLGVNFDSVSAGKNAEMFGSDADYTPEQAARMEATLDRIYADFTTRVAATRKLPLEQVQALAKGRVWTGEDALANGLVDALGGYSKALALAKEAAKLPADARVNVEVYPRKKPASAVLSELLGQRGDNSEDDAASISVLAPWDGLVAGVRQVYAVGARMGLFEGTRGELYAPLPEASW